A genome region from Dolichospermum compactum NIES-806 includes the following:
- a CDS encoding helicase-related protein produces the protein MKIEQLQPGIIICGDKFPEPVKVLSSKMIGTYRVKIEAVGINSDKYYHPVIPIQELINLQEQKDVQFQFTGNPESVFLYLEGTRIRNAFQFDPLYGISASQIDPLPHQIEAIYHYILKSPNIRFLLADDPGAGKTIMGGLLIKELKYRGLVNRVLIVVPGHLKDQWLREMKERFSEKFLMVDRGVVNASWSQNVWTEFPQIITSLDFIKQNDVQLAFNDARWDLVIVDEAHKMSAYKYGEKVSKTARYTVGETLSSNSKYLILLTATPHRGDPENFKLFLDLLQPNFFANTEMLATSIEDADNPLFLRRLKEDLKNFDGQPLFPPRLVETIKYYLNEEEKKLYNAVTDYVEENFNKALQKEKRNVAFALTVLQRRLASSVRAVLKSLERRKQRLEDLYKKGKLIQDGIYHEDYLEDLEEEERYSKEEELLAKLTSAESLDELKLEITNLEFLVKLAKAAEKQEIETKLNRLREVLEERKIRESKEKLLIFTESKDTMEYLAEKLKKWQYSVTLIHGGLNMDARIKAEHEFKNQAQIMVATEAAGEGINLQFCWLMVNYDIPWNPNRLEQRMGRIHRYGQQHEVHIYNLVALDTREGKVLQKLFDKLEAMKEALGDRVFDVIGDVLQGASLKDLILDAIANKRTIDDILAQMDKVPDMEAINKVKQASLEALATRHIDLSRINQEQRTAKENRLVPEYIERFFLRAAKHLKIKVEKRQNGFWRIPSVPFELRNQPHEFKLKYGEVQREYLNFGFDKNTTFKAQAELVTSGHPLMEAILEHLFKQYQKEIDKGSVFLDPDGKWDGLLWFMSGEIQDGSGEIAGRRLVCLYQDKLDNFQIVNPSVLWDLKPNDESTEIIEELVEALKVSNLKSKLENAIAYILDNYLDPYQEELLQKRLSDAQIKRKYGLKSIDSLILESEAKLTDYEIRKIQGDNIPDVIIGNEQRNRDDLEQKKLKLEEDIRVQTNLYLSEPEILSVIQVIPIVSKFGGSDQHTNKEIELIGMETTIEYEKQQQRNPQDVSLEYVGYDIRSCDDSGNYRYIEVKARSATGAISLTPNEWVMANRLGDEYWLYIVENAATNPTLYTIQNPALHLNPAEEVSVIRYVVNDWRYHANCESNQS, from the coding sequence ATGAAGATAGAACAGTTACAGCCAGGAATCATCATTTGCGGAGACAAATTTCCTGAACCCGTAAAAGTTTTATCATCTAAAATGATAGGCACTTACAGAGTAAAAATAGAAGCTGTTGGTATTAATAGTGATAAATATTATCACCCTGTTATTCCTATTCAAGAATTAATTAATCTCCAAGAACAAAAAGACGTACAATTTCAATTTACAGGAAATCCTGAATCGGTATTTTTATACTTAGAAGGAACACGCATTCGCAATGCTTTTCAATTTGACCCCCTTTATGGTATCAGTGCATCCCAAATTGACCCATTACCCCATCAAATTGAAGCTATTTATCATTACATTCTCAAAAGTCCTAATATTCGTTTCTTGTTAGCAGATGACCCCGGTGCTGGTAAAACCATCATGGGAGGATTATTAATTAAAGAATTAAAATATCGAGGTTTAGTAAATAGGGTATTAATAGTTGTTCCTGGACATCTTAAAGACCAATGGTTACGAGAGATGAAGGAGCGTTTTTCTGAGAAATTCTTAATGGTAGATAGGGGTGTAGTTAATGCTAGTTGGAGTCAAAATGTTTGGACAGAATTTCCACAAATCATTACATCCCTTGATTTTATCAAACAAAATGATGTGCAATTAGCTTTTAACGATGCTAGATGGGATTTAGTTATCGTTGATGAAGCTCATAAAATGTCTGCTTATAAATATGGAGAGAAAGTTAGTAAAACTGCTCGTTATACTGTAGGAGAAACTCTATCTAGTAATTCTAAATATTTAATTCTATTAACTGCTACCCCCCATCGGGGAGATCCTGAAAACTTCAAATTATTTCTGGATTTACTACAACCTAACTTCTTTGCTAATACAGAAATGTTAGCAACTTCTATTGAAGATGCAGATAATCCTTTATTTTTACGTCGTTTAAAAGAAGATTTAAAAAACTTTGATGGACAACCTTTATTCCCACCCCGTTTAGTGGAAACGATTAAGTATTATTTGAATGAAGAAGAGAAAAAACTTTATAATGCTGTTACCGATTATGTAGAAGAGAACTTTAACAAAGCTCTCCAAAAAGAAAAACGTAATGTGGCTTTTGCTTTAACTGTTCTGCAAAGACGTTTGGCTTCTAGCGTCAGAGCCGTTTTAAAATCTTTAGAACGTCGCAAACAACGATTAGAAGATTTATATAAAAAAGGCAAATTAATACAGGATGGTATTTATCATGAAGACTACCTAGAAGATTTAGAAGAGGAGGAACGCTACAGTAAAGAAGAAGAATTACTTGCTAAATTAACTTCAGCCGAATCTTTAGATGAATTAAAGTTAGAAATTACTAATTTAGAGTTTTTAGTTAAGTTAGCTAAAGCAGCAGAAAAGCAAGAGATTGAAACAAAACTCAATCGCTTACGGGAAGTTTTAGAAGAAAGAAAAATTCGAGAAAGTAAGGAGAAGTTACTAATTTTCACTGAGTCAAAAGACACAATGGAATATTTAGCAGAAAAGCTGAAAAAGTGGCAGTATAGTGTGACTTTAATTCATGGTGGCTTAAACATGGATGCTCGGATTAAAGCCGAACATGAGTTTAAAAATCAAGCTCAAATTATGGTAGCCACAGAAGCCGCAGGTGAAGGTATTAATCTGCAATTTTGTTGGTTAATGGTTAATTATGATATTCCTTGGAATCCTAACCGATTAGAGCAAAGAATGGGACGGATTCATCGCTATGGACAACAACATGAAGTTCATATTTACAATTTAGTGGCTTTGGATACGAGGGAAGGTAAGGTTTTACAAAAGCTATTTGATAAGTTAGAAGCAATGAAAGAAGCTCTAGGAGATAGAGTTTTTGATGTCATTGGTGATGTTTTACAAGGTGCTAGTTTAAAGGATTTAATTCTGGATGCGATCGCTAATAAAAGAACTATAGATGATATTTTAGCCCAAATGGATAAAGTCCCAGACATGGAGGCAATTAATAAGGTTAAACAGGCTAGTTTAGAGGCTTTAGCTACTCGTCATATTGATTTATCTCGAATTAATCAAGAACAGCGTACAGCTAAGGAAAATCGTCTTGTACCGGAATATATTGAAAGGTTCTTTTTAAGAGCAGCTAAACATTTAAAAATCAAAGTTGAAAAACGTCAAAATGGATTTTGGCGTATTCCTAGTGTACCTTTTGAGTTAAGAAATCAACCCCATGAATTTAAACTCAAATATGGAGAAGTACAACGAGAATATTTAAACTTTGGTTTTGATAAAAATACTACTTTTAAAGCACAAGCAGAATTAGTTACCAGTGGTCATCCTTTAATGGAAGCAATTTTAGAACATTTATTTAAACAATATCAAAAAGAAATAGATAAAGGCTCAGTTTTTTTAGACCCTGATGGTAAATGGGACGGTTTATTATGGTTTATGTCTGGTGAAATTCAAGATGGTAGTGGAGAAATAGCCGGACGTAGATTAGTGTGTTTGTATCAAGACAAGTTAGATAATTTTCAAATTGTTAATCCTTCAGTGCTATGGGATTTAAAACCCAATGACGAATCTACAGAAATTATAGAAGAATTAGTAGAAGCATTAAAAGTTAGCAATCTGAAATCTAAACTAGAAAATGCTATAGCTTATATTTTAGACAACTATTTAGACCCCTATCAAGAGGAATTATTACAGAAACGTTTATCAGATGCTCAAATTAAGCGGAAATACGGTTTAAAATCCATTGATTCTTTAATTTTAGAGTCAGAAGCCAAATTAACTGACTATGAGATTAGAAAAATCCAAGGTGATAATATTCCTGATGTCATTATTGGTAATGAACAGCGTAACCGAGATGATTTAGAACAGAAAAAACTCAAGTTAGAAGAAGATATTAGAGTCCAAACTAATCTTTATCTTTCAGAACCTGAGATTTTAAGCGTTATTCAAGTCATACCTATTGTTTCTAAATTTGGTGGTTCTGACCAACATACTAATAAAGAGATTGAATTAATTGGTATGGAAACTACTATTGAATACGAGAAACAACAGCAGAGAAATCCTCAAGATGTTTCTTTAGAATATGTAGGTTATGACATTCGTTCCTGTGATGATTCAGGTAATTATCGTTATATCGAAGTTAAAGCTAGGTCTGCTACTGGAGCAATTTCTTTAACTCCTAATGAATGGGTAATGGCTAATCGTTTAGGAGATGAATATTGGCTTTATATTGTGGAAAATGCAGCAACTAATCCTACATTATACACAATTCAAAATCCAGCACTTCATTTAAACCCTGCTGAGGAGGTAAGTGTAATTCGGTATGTCGTTAATGATTGGCGTTATCATGCTAATTGTGAAAGCAATCAGAGTTAG
- a CDS encoding type II toxin-antitoxin system VapC family toxin, translating to MILVDTDILIDVSRNIDIAINRLDLEEKTNQISISVITEMELIVGCRNKLELQHINKFLSRYDISQINDNISIFTVELIKTYRLSHGLLMPDAFIAATSIINNFPLLTKNQSDYRFISGINLLPYP from the coding sequence ATGATTTTAGTAGATACAGATATATTAATAGATGTTAGTCGTAATATTGACATAGCTATTAATCGTCTTGATTTAGAAGAAAAAACGAATCAGATTAGTATTAGCGTTATTACTGAAATGGAATTAATAGTAGGCTGTAGAAACAAACTAGAATTACAGCATATCAACAAATTTTTATCCCGTTATGACATTAGCCAAATCAATGATAATATATCAATTTTTACGGTAGAATTAATCAAAACCTACCGTTTAAGTCATGGATTATTAATGCCAGATGCTTTTATTGCTGCTACATCTATTATTAATAATTTTCCTTTACTAACAAAGAACCAAAGTGATTATCGCTTTATTTCTGGAATTAATTTACTCCCTTATCCTTAA
- a CDS encoding RpnC/YadD family protein encodes MSDITANYDDTWKEAIGEYLELFLLFFYPEIHQEIDWSKQPISLDKELEQITASSQTEKRYADKLFQVWLLNGEIIWILIHIEVQSQYDKEFPKRMFIYNYRSFDLFNQPVISLAILGDENKKWRPNSYEYGLGNSRVKIEFSIVKLLDYEWEYLTTSDNLFATIVMAHLKTKATTSNLTEREQWKWSLVRALYQKGLTKFDIINLVKIIDKMMTLPPPLQTAFETKLDDYEKELNMPFLSTIEENAQAKGKEIGARKTCQENIIKILSSRFANLPEKMIYTIKGIDNMSILENLLLPSIHVNSLEEFQQLIDSYLPQN; translated from the coding sequence ATGAGCGACATTACCGCAAATTATGATGATACATGGAAAGAAGCAATAGGAGAATATCTGGAATTATTCTTACTATTCTTCTATCCAGAAATTCACCAAGAAATTGACTGGAGTAAACAACCAATATCTTTAGATAAGGAATTAGAACAAATTACCGCATCAAGTCAAACAGAAAAACGGTATGCGGATAAATTGTTTCAAGTGTGGTTATTAAATGGTGAAATAATTTGGATTTTAATTCATATAGAAGTACAAAGTCAATATGATAAAGAGTTTCCAAAAAGAATGTTTATCTACAATTATCGTTCTTTTGATTTATTTAATCAACCAGTAATTAGTTTAGCAATATTAGGAGATGAAAACAAAAAATGGCGACCAAATAGTTATGAATATGGTTTAGGTAATAGTAGAGTAAAAATTGAATTTAGTATAGTCAAACTATTAGACTATGAATGGGAATATCTAACCACAAGTGATAATCTCTTTGCTACAATAGTAATGGCACATCTGAAAACCAAAGCTACCACTAGTAATTTAACTGAAAGAGAACAATGGAAATGGAGTTTAGTTAGAGCATTATATCAAAAGGGCTTAACTAAGTTTGATATTATTAATCTAGTTAAGATCATTGATAAAATGATGACTTTACCACCACCATTACAAACAGCATTTGAAACCAAATTAGATGATTACGAAAAGGAGTTAAATATGCCATTCCTCAGCACTATTGAAGAAAACGCCCAAGCAAAAGGTAAGGAAATTGGTGCTAGAAAAACTTGTCAAGAAAACATTATCAAAATCCTCTCCAGTAGATTTGCTAATCTTCCAGAAAAGATGATCTATACTATTAAGGGAATTGATAATATGTCTATCCTGGAAAATTTACTTTTACCCAGTATTCATGTTAATTCTCTGGAGGAATTTCAGCAGTTAATTGATTCCTATTTACCGCAAAATTAA
- a CDS encoding DUF1156 domain-containing protein has product MNQAAIEQSFPIQEVSEYSAKEKNIRHGHISTLHIWWSRKPLAASRATIYAALVPAFTESEIKQKNQFIAELSKWENANNQELLNQARADILKANNGIPPKVLDPFSGGGSIPLEALRLGCETYANDLNPVAVLIEKATLEFPQKYGQLKTRIFKETTGGETPQTYNPLLEDVKKWGNWVLETAKKEIGKFYPHEADGRIPVGYYWMRTVTCQNPNCGVEIPLTSNLWLAKKDNKKVALKIIPIINESGNNKIDFEIVENDGIDFDPTTGTVARAKVICPCCGSSLTDKDTRKQFIDGIASQRMVAVVLHNPKQSGKTYRLATAEDMEIFNHAQSYLESKRNELWDKWGIDPIPDEPLTRVPITFGVINV; this is encoded by the coding sequence ATGAACCAAGCAGCTATAGAACAATCATTTCCCATCCAAGAAGTTAGCGAATATTCCGCTAAAGAAAAAAACATTAGACATGGACATATTTCTACCTTACATATTTGGTGGTCAAGAAAACCTTTAGCTGCTTCCCGTGCTACTATTTATGCTGCTTTAGTTCCCGCTTTTACTGAATCAGAAATTAAACAGAAAAATCAATTTATTGCTGAACTTTCTAAATGGGAAAATGCTAATAATCAAGAATTATTAAATCAAGCTAGGGCTGATATTTTAAAAGCTAATAATGGGATTCCTCCCAAAGTTTTAGACCCCTTTTCTGGTGGTGGTTCTATTCCTTTGGAAGCGTTGAGATTGGGTTGTGAAACCTATGCTAATGATTTAAACCCTGTAGCGGTTTTAATTGAAAAAGCTACTTTAGAGTTTCCCCAAAAATATGGACAATTAAAAACTAGAATATTTAAGGAAACTACAGGAGGAGAAACTCCACAAACCTATAATCCTCTATTGGAAGATGTGAAAAAATGGGGTAATTGGGTATTAGAAACTGCCAAGAAAGAAATCGGTAAATTTTACCCTCATGAAGCCGATGGGCGTATTCCTGTAGGTTATTATTGGATGAGAACGGTTACTTGTCAAAATCCTAATTGTGGAGTGGAAATTCCCTTAACTTCTAATCTGTGGTTAGCTAAAAAAGATAATAAAAAAGTTGCTTTAAAAATCATTCCTATAATTAATGAATCAGGAAATAATAAAATTGATTTTGAAATTGTGGAAAATGATGGTATTGATTTTGATCCTACAACGGGTACAGTAGCAAGAGCTAAGGTAATTTGTCCCTGTTGTGGTAGCAGTTTAACTGATAAGGATACCAGAAAACAATTTATAGATGGTATTGCTAGTCAAAGAATGGTTGCGGTAGTTTTACACAATCCTAAACAATCTGGTAAAACCTACCGGTTAGCAACTGCTGAAGATATGGAAATATTTAATCATGCTCAATCTTATTTAGAATCTAAGCGGAATGAGTTATGGGATAAGTGGGGTATTGATCCTATTCCTGATGAACCTTTAACCAGAGTACCGATTACTTTTGGTGTGATTAATGTTTAG
- a CDS encoding helix-turn-helix domain-containing protein encodes MSKDIILVTSGMNQMLKRPLLVKQPEIGGLIREFRLLTELTQEQFAAYLGMTYGTVNRWENERSRSAP; translated from the coding sequence ATGTCAAAAGATATAATACTTGTTACATCAGGCATGAACCAGATGTTGAAAAGACCATTGCTGGTCAAACAACCCGAAATTGGGGGGCTAATTCGGGAGTTTCGCCTGTTGACTGAACTTACTCAAGAACAGTTCGCAGCTTATCTAGGTATGACTTATGGCACTGTTAACCGTTGGGAGAATGAGCGATCGCGAAGCGCTCCGTAG
- a CDS encoding DUF1156 domain-containing protein translates to MNTWGSLFNSRQQLALITFADAVKQAHQLILKEGYDEDYAKAIATYLALVLNKLVVFNSSNCTWKVDTTQVRSAFAGRQALQMTWDYFETNPISQAGTNWLNSLKVVLEGIEIVKDNNLFIKTTQSSATNLSYPDNYFDAIITDPPYYDSIPYSYLSDFFYVWLSRTIGEYYPELFATPLTPKSDEAVAYSHNDGAEAGKQYFEEKIGLAFQEISRTLKTSGIAVIVFAHKSTDAWETIINALSKAGLYLTGSIPIHSEMKSRLRAMDSAALASSIYMVCRKRTSAETAYFEEIESEVQEKIKERLDHFWSQGISGSDFFISAIGPALEVFGKYQTVETYAGDTIEAATLLEFIRKTVSEYALTKILKNPQELGGIDPQTRFYLLWRWTFGNSKVIFDEGRKLASACGIEITEYWNKGFIKKDKEFITVLSPKDRDKKFIDQEKLENMVDILHQMLLLWEKNNREKITELLTSTGKLNNNAFWQVAQSISEVLPDGDKEKQMLQGLLYGRESYQKAGSESKQLGLF, encoded by the coding sequence ATGAATACATGGGGGTCTTTATTTAATTCCCGTCAACAATTGGCTTTGATTACTTTTGCTGATGCTGTAAAACAAGCTCATCAATTAATCTTAAAAGAAGGTTATGATGAAGATTATGCTAAAGCGATCGCTACTTATTTGGCTTTAGTATTAAATAAATTAGTAGTTTTTAATAGCTCTAATTGCACTTGGAAAGTTGATACTACACAAGTTAGAAGTGCTTTTGCAGGAAGACAAGCATTACAAATGACGTGGGATTATTTTGAAACTAATCCTATATCTCAAGCAGGTACTAATTGGTTAAATAGCTTAAAAGTTGTTTTAGAAGGAATCGAAATTGTTAAAGATAATAATTTATTTATTAAAACAACCCAATCATCAGCAACAAATCTCTCCTATCCTGATAATTATTTTGATGCAATTATCACAGATCCTCCCTATTATGATAGTATTCCTTATTCCTATTTATCAGATTTCTTCTATGTTTGGTTATCAAGAACTATCGGAGAATATTACCCCGAATTATTTGCTACTCCGCTCACTCCTAAATCAGATGAAGCAGTAGCTTACAGTCATAATGATGGTGCAGAAGCAGGAAAACAATATTTTGAAGAAAAAATCGGTTTAGCATTTCAAGAAATTTCCCGCACCTTAAAAACGTCAGGAATAGCTGTCATTGTTTTTGCCCATAAATCTACAGATGCTTGGGAAACTATTATTAATGCCCTTTCAAAAGCAGGATTATATTTAACAGGAAGTATTCCTATTCATAGCGAAATGAAATCAAGATTAAGAGCAATGGATTCAGCCGCATTAGCATCATCAATATACATGGTATGTCGTAAACGTACCAGTGCAGAAACAGCCTATTTTGAAGAAATAGAAAGCGAAGTGCAGGAAAAGATCAAAGAAAGATTAGACCATTTTTGGAGTCAAGGAATAAGCGGTAGTGACTTCTTTATTTCTGCCATTGGTCCTGCATTAGAAGTATTTGGAAAATACCAAACCGTAGAAACTTATGCAGGAGACACCATAGAAGCAGCAACCCTATTAGAATTTATCCGTAAAACCGTTAGTGAATACGCATTAACAAAAATTCTCAAAAACCCGCAAGAACTAGGAGGAATTGACCCCCAAACCCGATTTTATTTACTATGGCGGTGGACATTTGGTAATAGTAAAGTCATATTTGACGAAGGACGAAAATTAGCATCAGCTTGTGGTATAGAAATTACCGAATATTGGAATAAGGGATTTATTAAGAAAGATAAAGAATTTATTACTGTCCTCAGTCCCAAGGACAGAGATAAAAAATTTATTGACCAAGAAAAACTAGAAAACATGGTTGATATCCTGCATCAAATGTTATTATTATGGGAGAAGAATAATAGAGAGAAAATTACAGAACTTTTAACCAGCACAGGAAAATTAAATAATAATGCCTTTTGGCAAGTAGCACAATCTATTTCTGAAGTATTACCAGATGGTGATAAGGAAAAGCAGATGTTACAAGGTTTACTTTATGGACGGGAAAGTTATCAAAAAGCAGGAAGTGAAAGTAAACAATTAGGGTTGTTTTAA
- a CDS encoding ATP-binding protein: MTLPAWWNIATPRKEICDGTFSESSFAADIAEVVKGSAPQEYLDARLFFEKTYLTSGLQNLIRNVLTCIANGTGDKVIQLQTPFGGGKTHSLLAVYHLVKSFSEINHLSQIQSLANNLSIPSTKVAVFVGTEADVINGKTPWGEIAEQLGCYHLIKDHDQKRIAPGKEILREIIKQSGSVLILIDELLAYITKANELEKQEKIAQGQTLVFLQEITEVIAASNNSVLILTLPKSDLEQFDEAATRALSQLEKIAGRVETIYVPVDGVEIYEVVRKRLFDSIGDIDQHKQTAETYFRLYQQLGNDVPSEVKEISYRDKIEQAYPFHPELIDTLYERWGSFPTFQRTRGVLRLLAEVIKDLYKKGADPLIQSSQINLSNPALKRELIKHIGNEFDSIITSDIMGKSQQIDRDMGSEYEKYNIASKLATGVFFYSFSGSDRRGVSLSWLRIALLNGSIPAMIIGDAIDKLADNLWYFHEEKRFYSFKNEPNLNRVIVDKEQLIDDEQIADKLRELIKEQPKSKFFETHIWKESQDIPDHTKFKLVILHPNYKKGDEETEKFTKELFSNTSFRTYKNTVFLVIIDAASYVALETQLKRYLALSAITGDKDLKTTLSSSSQTELQGKLTQAEKDIVGSLLTAYRHLAWCGQNTVDYSDIGTPTTAESNSLLERVENYLKNKRPINSKIAPNVILKGLSANETEKSLQDIYNNSLRTPGQKPLLESEFVILEAVKTGVKEGKFGIRFNEKLYYEDNLNEVTLAAILVRPETAQAEKAQLQTQSDNNSDSHSNKTPENISQTSSGNSTSTNSTGENPLVNPGKVETPSGTYNVNPSSEAKTQTKVKKVKFKADLPWSKLSNLVRGVITPLQAGASNIKITIEIEAESIQGYDRHTLDNTVKETLKQLDSKILNWEEDEK; encoded by the coding sequence ATGACATTACCAGCATGGTGGAATATTGCAACCCCAAGAAAAGAAATTTGTGACGGTACATTTAGCGAATCATCCTTTGCTGCGGATATTGCAGAAGTGGTAAAAGGTTCAGCACCTCAAGAATATTTAGACGCTCGGTTATTCTTTGAGAAAACCTATTTAACTAGCGGGTTACAAAACTTAATTCGTAACGTTTTAACCTGCATAGCTAATGGTACAGGAGATAAAGTTATTCAACTACAAACCCCCTTTGGAGGTGGTAAAACCCATTCCTTATTAGCAGTTTATCATCTGGTTAAATCATTTAGTGAAATTAATCATTTATCCCAAATTCAATCTTTAGCTAATAACCTATCAATTCCTAGTACCAAAGTTGCGGTATTTGTAGGAACAGAAGCAGATGTGATTAATGGTAAAACTCCTTGGGGGGAAATAGCAGAACAACTGGGTTGTTATCATTTAATTAAAGATCATGACCAAAAACGTATTGCTCCAGGGAAAGAAATATTAAGAGAAATTATCAAACAAAGTGGCTCAGTTTTAATTTTAATAGATGAATTATTAGCATATATTACCAAAGCTAATGAACTAGAAAAACAAGAAAAAATTGCTCAAGGACAAACTTTAGTATTTTTACAAGAAATTACGGAAGTCATCGCAGCTTCTAATAATTCAGTGTTAATTCTTACTTTACCAAAAAGTGATTTAGAACAATTTGATGAAGCAGCAACTAGAGCATTATCTCAATTAGAAAAAATAGCTGGTAGAGTAGAAACTATTTATGTACCTGTAGATGGTGTAGAAATTTATGAAGTTGTCAGAAAACGTTTATTTGATAGTATAGGAGATATTGACCAGCATAAACAAACAGCAGAAACCTATTTTCGTCTTTATCAACAACTAGGTAATGATGTACCCTCAGAAGTCAAAGAAATTAGCTATCGGGATAAAATAGAACAAGCCTATCCTTTTCATCCAGAATTAATAGATACCCTTTATGAAAGATGGGGTTCATTTCCTACATTTCAGCGCACTAGAGGAGTATTAAGGCTATTAGCAGAAGTAATTAAAGACCTTTATAAAAAAGGTGCAGATCCTTTAATTCAATCATCACAAATAAACCTATCAAATCCAGCATTAAAACGAGAATTAATTAAACATATTGGCAATGAATTTGATAGTATTATTACTTCCGATATTATGGGTAAATCTCAACAAATTGATAGAGACATGGGAAGTGAATATGAAAAATATAATATTGCGTCCAAATTAGCAACAGGAGTATTTTTCTATTCTTTTAGCGGTTCAGACCGGAGAGGAGTTAGTTTATCTTGGTTAAGAATAGCCTTACTTAATGGTAGTATTCCTGCCATGATAATTGGAGATGCTATAGATAAATTAGCAGATAATCTTTGGTATTTTCATGAGGAGAAACGTTTTTATAGCTTTAAAAATGAACCCAATCTAAACCGAGTTATTGTTGATAAAGAGCAATTAATTGATGATGAACAAATTGCAGATAAATTACGAGAATTAATCAAAGAACAGCCTAAAAGTAAATTTTTTGAAACCCATATTTGGAAAGAGTCTCAGGATATTCCTGATCATACTAAGTTTAAATTAGTGATTTTACATCCTAATTATAAAAAGGGAGATGAGGAAACTGAGAAATTTACCAAGGAATTATTTAGCAATACATCTTTTCGCACTTATAAAAATACTGTCTTCTTAGTCATCATAGATGCTGCTAGTTATGTAGCACTAGAAACCCAATTAAAACGCTATCTGGCTTTAAGTGCTATTACTGGAGACAAAGACTTAAAAACAACACTTTCATCATCGTCTCAAACTGAATTACAAGGCAAATTGACACAAGCAGAAAAAGACATTGTAGGTAGTTTGCTTACAGCTTATCGTCATCTAGCATGGTGTGGTCAAAATACTGTAGATTATAGTGATATTGGCACACCGACAACAGCAGAAAGTAATTCTTTACTAGAACGAGTTGAAAATTATCTCAAAAATAAACGCCCCATTAATTCTAAGATTGCACCAAATGTAATTTTAAAGGGATTAAGTGCTAATGAAACTGAGAAAAGTTTACAAGATATTTATAATAACTCTCTCAGAACTCCTGGACAAAAACCTTTATTAGAAAGTGAATTTGTCATTTTAGAAGCAGTGAAAACTGGAGTCAAAGAAGGTAAATTTGGGATTAGATTTAATGAAAAACTTTATTATGAAGATAATCTTAATGAAGTGACATTAGCAGCTATTTTAGTACGTCCTGAAACTGCTCAAGCAGAAAAAGCACAATTACAAACTCAATCCGATAATAATTCAGATTCTCATAGTAATAAAACACCAGAAAATATAAGTCAAACTTCATCAGGTAATTCAACATCAACTAATTCAACGGGTGAAAATCCTTTAGTAAATCCTGGCAAAGTTGAAACTCCATCTGGAACTTATAATGTCAATCCTTCCAGTGAAGCAAAAACTCAAACTAAAGTTAAAAAAGTTAAATTCAAAGCAGATTTACCTTGGAGTAAACTATCTAATCTAGTTCGTGGTGTAATTACACCACTTCAAGCAGGAGCATCCAACATTAAAATTACCATTGAAATCGAAGCAGAATCAATCCAGGGGTATGACCGTCATACATTAGACAATACAGTGAAAGAAACCCTGAAACAATTAGATTCAAAAATTTTGAATTGGGAAGAGGATGAAAAATAA